One genomic region from Peromyscus eremicus unplaced genomic scaffold, PerEre_H2_v1 PerEre#2#unplaced_3605, whole genome shotgun sequence encodes:
- the Tgfa gene encoding protransforming growth factor alpha — CHSGYVGARCEHADLLAVVAASQKKQAITALVVVSIVALAVLIITCVLIHCCHVRKHCEWCRALVCRHEKPSALLKGRTACCHSETVV, encoded by the exons CTGCCACTCTGGGTACGTGGGTGCTCGGTGCGAGCATGCAGACCTCCTGGCCGTGGTGGCTGCCAGCCAGAAGAAGCAGGCCATCACTGCCTTGGTGGTGGTCTCCATTGTGGCCCTCGCTGTCCTGATTATCACCTGTGTGCTGATCCA CTGCTGCCACGTCCGCAAACACTGTGAGTGGTGCCGTGCCCTCGTCTGCAGACACGAGAAGCCCAGCGCCCTCCTGAAGGGAAGGACCGCTTGCTGCCACTCTGAGACAG TGGTCTGA